In a genomic window of Streptomyces sp. SJL17-4:
- a CDS encoding glycoside hydrolase family 3 N-terminal domain-containing protein produces MPSARPRRRVSAAVVAATAVLTGLLTGGLPSAAAQEPAPRAVDRFEGEVPFASPPAEGLFTWGNATESHPKLELRERADAPEGGSVLEGRYDISGWGGFTHDFAFDRPAHDWTAYKGIRFWWYGQNTAPLPPGSGKRIALEIKDGGANGEASELWTTSFTDDWEGWHLVEVPFSEFQYRTDYQPVGGIDQVLGLDRMWGYAVTLPTGGPGAFALDGVELYGTAEPALNTKVVTRSVVHPVDEGGSARVDVSVATTGSGPIGEPVTVTYETESGGTEPGGAEPGKDYTPVTGSMVFPAGTPSGTTRSITVQTLKDGAAEAAESVPLRLTVDGAKAPAETPLVVVNAHGLPYLDARLPVRKRVADLLSRMSLAEKAGQMTQAERNALRAQGDIAGYALGSLLSGGGSVPTPNTPAAWAAMVDAYQLRAQATRHQIPLIYGVDAVHGHNNVIGATIMPHNIGIGAGRDPELAARTGAVTAKEVRATGVPWDFAPCVCVTRDERWGRSYEAFGEDPALVTAMETVINGMQGARNGKDLDRNDKVLTSAKHFVGDGGTAFGSSTTGSYTIDQGVTEVTRAELEAVHLAPFAEAVKRGTGTVMPSYSSLDVLGDEQGPVKMHANAEMINGVLKDRMGFEGFVISDWQAIDQIPGDYPSDVRTSVNAGLDMIMVPTNYQEFTRTLTSEVEAGRISTARIDDAVARILTQKFRLGLFEKPYADTTNLPSIGSAEHRAVAREAVAKSQVLLKNEDSVLPLKPAQKVYVAGSNADDLGNQAGGWTISWQGSSGRTTTGTTILEGMRKAAPEAGIGWSKDASAPTEGYDVGVVVVGETPYAEGFGDVGNGNDLELTAADKAAVDKVCAAMPCAVLVVSGRPQLIGDRLPAVDALVASWLPGTEGDGVADVLYGKRPFTGQLPVTWPKSESQLPLNVGDSSYDPQYPYGWGLTTLTSAPSGGEPALRALRVAGKALQAVGRGDSAEGRKLVAVARQIVQQRIGQNITEATAKPFADADHLLLTGDLAGAVGKLTEAYRAAG; encoded by the coding sequence ATGCCATCCGCACGTCCCCGAAGAAGGGTGAGCGCGGCCGTCGTCGCCGCGACGGCCGTCCTCACCGGCCTGCTCACCGGCGGTCTGCCGAGCGCCGCCGCCCAGGAACCCGCGCCCCGAGCCGTCGACCGGTTCGAGGGTGAGGTCCCCTTCGCGTCGCCGCCCGCCGAGGGCCTGTTCACCTGGGGGAACGCCACCGAGTCCCACCCGAAGCTCGAACTGAGGGAGCGTGCCGACGCCCCCGAGGGCGGCTCGGTCCTCGAAGGCCGCTACGACATCAGCGGCTGGGGCGGCTTCACCCACGACTTCGCGTTCGACCGGCCGGCGCACGACTGGACGGCGTACAAGGGCATCCGGTTCTGGTGGTACGGCCAGAACACGGCGCCGCTGCCGCCCGGCTCGGGCAAGCGGATCGCGCTGGAGATCAAGGACGGCGGCGCGAACGGCGAGGCCTCCGAGCTGTGGACGACCTCGTTCACCGACGACTGGGAGGGCTGGCACCTCGTCGAGGTCCCGTTCTCGGAGTTCCAGTACCGGACCGACTACCAGCCCGTCGGCGGCATCGACCAGGTCCTCGGGCTCGACCGGATGTGGGGGTACGCGGTCACGCTCCCGACCGGCGGGCCGGGGGCGTTCGCCCTGGACGGCGTCGAGCTGTACGGCACGGCGGAGCCCGCCCTGAACACCAAGGTGGTCACCAGGTCCGTCGTGCACCCCGTCGACGAGGGCGGCAGCGCCCGGGTCGACGTCTCGGTGGCCACCACCGGCTCCGGGCCGATCGGTGAGCCCGTCACCGTGACGTACGAGACGGAGAGCGGCGGCACCGAGCCGGGAGGGGCCGAGCCGGGGAAGGACTACACGCCGGTCACGGGCAGCATGGTGTTCCCCGCCGGGACGCCGTCCGGTACGACGCGCTCGATCACGGTACAGACGCTGAAGGACGGCGCCGCAGAGGCCGCCGAGAGCGTTCCTCTCAGGCTGACGGTCGACGGCGCCAAGGCACCGGCGGAGACCCCGCTCGTCGTGGTGAACGCGCACGGCCTGCCGTATCTCGACGCCAGGCTGCCGGTACGCAAGCGGGTCGCCGATCTGCTCTCCCGGATGTCCCTGGCGGAGAAGGCCGGCCAGATGACGCAGGCCGAGCGCAACGCGCTGCGCGCGCAGGGGGACATCGCCGGGTACGCGCTCGGCTCCCTGCTCTCCGGCGGCGGCTCGGTGCCCACCCCCAACACGCCCGCGGCCTGGGCCGCGATGGTCGACGCGTACCAGCTGCGCGCACAGGCGACCCGCCACCAGATCCCGCTGATCTACGGCGTGGACGCGGTGCACGGGCACAACAACGTCATCGGCGCGACGATCATGCCGCACAACATCGGCATCGGCGCCGGCCGTGACCCGGAGCTCGCCGCGCGGACCGGCGCCGTCACGGCGAAGGAGGTGCGGGCGACCGGCGTGCCCTGGGACTTCGCGCCGTGCGTCTGCGTGACCCGAGACGAGCGCTGGGGCCGTTCCTACGAGGCCTTCGGCGAGGACCCGGCCCTCGTCACCGCCATGGAGACCGTCATCAACGGGATGCAGGGTGCGCGGAACGGCAAGGACCTCGACCGCAACGACAAGGTCCTCACCAGCGCCAAGCACTTCGTCGGCGACGGCGGCACCGCCTTCGGCTCCTCGACCACGGGGTCGTACACGATCGACCAGGGCGTCACCGAGGTCACGCGCGCGGAGCTGGAAGCGGTGCACCTGGCCCCGTTCGCCGAGGCGGTGAAGCGCGGTACGGGCACGGTCATGCCCTCGTACTCCTCGCTCGACGTCCTCGGGGACGAGCAGGGTCCGGTGAAGATGCACGCCAACGCCGAGATGATCAACGGCGTCCTCAAGGACCGCATGGGCTTCGAGGGCTTCGTCATCAGCGACTGGCAGGCCATCGACCAGATCCCCGGCGACTACCCCAGCGATGTGCGCACCTCGGTCAACGCCGGTCTCGACATGATCATGGTGCCGACGAACTACCAGGAGTTCACCCGGACCCTCACCTCCGAGGTCGAGGCGGGCCGGATCTCCACCGCGCGGATCGACGACGCGGTGGCCCGCATCCTGACCCAGAAGTTCCGCCTCGGTCTGTTCGAGAAGCCGTACGCGGACACCACGAACCTGCCGTCGATCGGCTCGGCCGAGCACCGCGCGGTGGCGCGGGAGGCCGTGGCGAAGTCGCAGGTGCTCCTCAAGAACGAGGACTCCGTCCTGCCGCTGAAGCCTGCCCAGAAGGTGTACGTGGCCGGGTCGAACGCCGATGACCTCGGCAACCAGGCCGGTGGCTGGACCATCAGCTGGCAGGGTTCCTCCGGCCGCACCACGACCGGTACGACGATCCTCGAAGGGATGCGGAAGGCCGCGCCGGAGGCCGGGATCGGCTGGTCGAAGGACGCCTCCGCGCCGACCGAGGGCTACGACGTCGGTGTGGTGGTGGTCGGCGAGACCCCGTACGCGGAGGGGTTCGGTGACGTGGGCAACGGCAACGACCTGGAGCTGACGGCCGCCGACAAGGCGGCGGTCGACAAGGTCTGCGCGGCGATGCCGTGCGCGGTCCTGGTCGTGTCGGGACGGCCGCAGCTCATCGGCGACCGGCTCCCGGCCGTCGACGCCCTGGTCGCGTCCTGGCTGCCGGGCACGGAGGGCGACGGCGTCGCCGACGTCCTCTACGGCAAGCGGCCGTTCACCGGGCAGCTGCCGGTGACGTGGCCGAAGTCGGAGTCCCAGCTGCCCCTCAACGTGGGCGACAGCAGCTACGACCCGCAGTACCCGTACGGCTGGGGGCTGACCACCCTCACCTCGGCGCCGTCCGGTGGGGAGCCCGCGCTGCGGGCGCTGCGGGTCGCCGGCAAGGCGCTCCAGGCGGTCGGCCGGGGCGACTCCGCCGAGGGGCGGAAGCTCGTCGCGGTGGCACGGCAGATCGTCCAGCAGAGGATCGGCCAGAACATCACCGAGGCCACGGCCAAGCCGTTCGCCGACGCGGACCATCTGCTGCTCACCGGCGATCTCGCGGGCGCGGTCGGCAAGCTGACGGAGGCGTACCGGGCCGCGGGCTGA
- a CDS encoding PadR family transcriptional regulator: protein MVPGNAMNEAGDRVPSQLRKGVLEYCVLALLRDEPKYGVELVAELSAVSVMTTSQGTIYPLLSRLRREGLVDTELRDSPSGPPRRYYTLTGVGRASLAEFAQAWPLFRDAVDHFLTDPQGDSA, encoded by the coding sequence ATGGTTCCTGGTAACGCAATGAACGAGGCGGGCGACAGGGTCCCCAGCCAGCTCCGCAAGGGGGTGCTGGAGTACTGCGTCCTCGCGCTGCTCAGGGACGAGCCGAAGTACGGCGTCGAGCTCGTCGCCGAGCTCTCCGCGGTCAGCGTCATGACCACCAGTCAGGGCACGATCTACCCCCTGCTGTCGCGACTGCGCCGCGAAGGGCTCGTCGACACCGAGCTGCGCGACTCCCCCAGCGGACCGCCGCGCCGCTACTACACGCTCACGGGTGTCGGCCGGGCCTCCCTCGCCGAGTTCGCCCAGGCGTGGCCGCTGTTCAGGGACGCCGTCGATCACTTCCTCACCGACCCACAGGGGGATTCCGCATGA
- a CDS encoding acetylxylan esterase → MPGRTSRVWGGLLLAAVMAVCTAPGTAGAVADAGTAGTIPSVGTDWGRTGPYEVDVDIEAVHTFYYPRTMGQSGERHPVIIWGNGTGAVPGIYSSLLRHWASQGFIVAAANTPTSNFAISMRAGIDVLEHRNADSSSRFHGKVDLDHIASAGHSQGGAAAVNAAVDPRVDTAVPIQPGPLTDPDLMDEPVFYLAGQRDLTVWPALVKALYRDTDHVPAVYGEVRGAGHLSSIGDGGDFRAPTTAWLRYWLLGDENARGMFFGPGCGYCVDSDLWSGWDRNAKALQIPGPAA, encoded by the coding sequence ATGCCAGGGAGAACGAGCCGCGTGTGGGGCGGTCTGCTGCTCGCCGCCGTGATGGCCGTGTGCACCGCGCCGGGCACAGCCGGAGCGGTCGCCGACGCGGGGACCGCGGGCACCATTCCGTCCGTCGGCACCGACTGGGGCCGGACGGGCCCCTACGAGGTGGACGTCGACATCGAGGCGGTGCACACCTTCTACTACCCGCGGACCATGGGACAGTCGGGCGAGCGCCACCCGGTGATCATCTGGGGCAACGGTACGGGCGCCGTCCCCGGGATCTACAGCTCGCTGCTGCGCCACTGGGCGAGCCAGGGCTTCATCGTCGCCGCCGCCAACACCCCCACGTCGAACTTCGCGATCAGCATGCGTGCGGGGATCGACGTCCTGGAGCACCGGAACGCCGACAGCTCCAGCAGGTTCCACGGCAAGGTGGACCTCGACCACATCGCCTCCGCCGGTCACTCGCAGGGTGGGGCCGCCGCCGTCAACGCGGCCGTCGACCCGCGGGTCGACACCGCCGTCCCGATCCAGCCGGGTCCGCTGACCGACCCGGACCTCATGGACGAGCCGGTCTTCTACCTGGCCGGTCAGCGCGACCTGACGGTGTGGCCGGCCCTGGTGAAGGCCCTGTACCGGGACACGGACCACGTCCCCGCCGTGTACGGCGAGGTCCGCGGCGCCGGGCACCTCAGCTCCATCGGCGACGGCGGGGACTTCCGCGCCCCGACCACCGCCTGGCTGCGCTACTGGCTGCTCGGTGACGAGAACGCGCGCGGGATGTTCTTCGGCCCCGGCTGCGGCTACTGCGTCGACAGCGACCTGTGGTCCGGCTGGGACCGTAACGCCAAGGCGCTCCAGATCCCCGGGCCCGCCGCCTGA
- the gap gene encoding type I glyceraldehyde-3-phosphate dehydrogenase, translated as MTRIAINGFGRIGRNVLRALLERDTDIEVVAVNDLTEPTALARLLAFDSTSGRLGRPVSVDGDTLVVDGRRIKVLAEREPAQLPWAELGVEIVLEATGRFTNAKAARAHIDAGAKRVLVSAPADGADVTLAYGVNTDAYDAELHTIVSNASCTTNALAPLAKVLDDLAGIEHGFMTTVHAYTQEQNLQDGPHRDPRRARAAGVNIVPTSTGAAKAIGHVLPNLDGKLSGDSIRVPVPVGSIVELNTTVARDVTREDVLEAYRTAAAGPLAGVLEYSEDALVSSDITGNPASSIFDSELTRVEGRHIKVVAWYDNEWGFSNRVIDTLQLLAR; from the coding sequence ATGACTCGCATCGCCATCAATGGTTTCGGTCGCATCGGACGCAACGTGCTGCGCGCCCTGCTGGAGCGCGACACCGACATCGAGGTCGTGGCCGTCAACGACCTGACGGAGCCGACCGCCCTCGCGCGGCTGCTCGCCTTCGACTCGACCTCCGGCCGCCTCGGCCGCCCGGTGAGCGTCGACGGCGACACCCTCGTCGTCGACGGCCGTCGCATCAAGGTCCTCGCCGAGCGCGAGCCCGCGCAGCTTCCCTGGGCCGAGCTCGGCGTCGAGATCGTCCTGGAGGCGACCGGCCGGTTCACCAACGCCAAGGCCGCCCGCGCCCACATCGACGCCGGTGCCAAGCGCGTCCTCGTCAGCGCGCCCGCCGACGGTGCCGACGTCACCCTCGCGTACGGCGTCAACACCGACGCGTACGACGCGGAGCTGCACACGATCGTCTCGAACGCCTCGTGCACCACGAACGCGCTCGCGCCCCTCGCCAAGGTCCTCGACGACCTGGCCGGCATCGAGCACGGCTTCATGACGACGGTCCACGCCTACACGCAGGAGCAGAACCTGCAGGACGGCCCGCACCGCGACCCGCGTCGCGCCCGCGCCGCCGGCGTCAACATCGTGCCGACCTCGACGGGTGCCGCCAAGGCGATCGGCCACGTGCTGCCGAACCTCGACGGCAAGCTCTCGGGCGACTCGATCCGCGTGCCGGTCCCGGTCGGCTCGATCGTCGAGCTCAACACGACCGTCGCCCGCGACGTGACCCGTGAGGACGTCCTGGAGGCGTACCGCACCGCCGCGGCCGGCCCGCTCGCGGGTGTCCTGGAGTACTCGGAGGACGCGCTGGTCTCCTCCGACATCACGGGCAACCCGGCCTCGTCGATCTTCGACTCGGAGCTGACCCGCGTCGAGGGCCGTCACATCAAGGTCGTCGCCTGGTACGACAACGAGTGGGGCTTCTCGAACCGCGTGATCGACACGCTCCAGCTGCTGGCCCGCTGA
- a CDS encoding TetR family transcriptional regulator translates to MTVSGEAPAPRVRRRRADAERSRAAILDAAVRLLRERPEAGLETIARTAGVTRQTVYAHFSSRDELLAAAVDRVTADAVAAMDAAALDEGPAVAGLLRFLDASWRAHEANAFLLRAAPVRTFGSESDRERHEPVTSRLARLFERGITSGEFVTRQDPRWLVAAVVALGHAAGDEITAGRLTAPESEAALRVSVLRLLGVEDTQSVGRRSSSRSSRTPPPR, encoded by the coding sequence ATGACTGTCTCCGGAGAAGCTCCCGCACCCCGTGTCCGTCGGCGCCGGGCCGATGCCGAGCGCAGCAGAGCAGCCATCCTCGACGCGGCCGTCCGCCTCCTCCGCGAGCGGCCCGAGGCCGGCCTCGAGACCATCGCCAGGACCGCCGGAGTGACCCGGCAGACCGTCTACGCCCACTTCTCCTCCCGGGACGAACTCCTCGCCGCCGCCGTCGACCGCGTCACCGCTGACGCCGTCGCCGCGATGGACGCCGCCGCCCTCGACGAGGGCCCCGCCGTCGCCGGGCTCCTGAGGTTCCTCGACGCGTCCTGGCGGGCGCACGAGGCCAACGCCTTCCTCCTCCGGGCCGCCCCCGTGCGCACCTTCGGGAGCGAGAGCGACCGGGAGCGGCACGAGCCCGTCACGAGCAGGCTCGCCCGTCTCTTCGAGCGGGGCATCACGTCCGGCGAGTTCGTGACCCGTCAGGACCCTCGCTGGCTGGTCGCCGCCGTGGTCGCACTCGGCCACGCGGCCGGCGACGAGATCACCGCCGGCCGCCTGACGGCCCCCGAGTCCGAGGCCGCCCTTCGCGTCTCCGTCCTGCGCCTGCTGGGCGTCGAGGACACCCAGTCGGTCGGTCGTCGGTCGAGTAGTCGGTCGAGCAGGACCCCTCCGCCCCGATGA
- a CDS encoding nuclear transport factor 2 family protein, with translation MPTPSRDPARFVTEFFTSLTDSTVRGDPPESVMARHYTPDVVQVSDGLPLDHDRLLAHLRPVRKNVVDCRFEVHEAVAEGHRIAARLTIHARTRRGGPTSTEVHLFGEFTEDGRMRRSHQLTRVLPAAGASERAK, from the coding sequence ATGCCCACCCCTTCCCGCGACCCGGCACGGTTCGTCACGGAGTTCTTCACGTCCCTCACGGACTCCACCGTCCGGGGCGATCCCCCGGAATCCGTGATGGCCCGTCACTACACGCCCGACGTCGTCCAGGTCAGCGACGGCCTGCCGCTCGACCACGACCGGCTTCTCGCTCACCTCCGCCCGGTACGGAAGAACGTCGTCGACTGTCGCTTCGAGGTGCACGAGGCCGTCGCCGAGGGCCACCGGATCGCCGCCCGCCTCACCATCCACGCCCGGACCCGCAGAGGCGGACCGACCTCGACCGAGGTGCATCTCTTCGGGGAGTTCACGGAGGACGGGCGGATGCGCCGGTCGCACCAGCTCACCCGCGTCCTTCCGGCCGCCGGGGCGAGCGAGCGTGCGAAGTGA
- a CDS encoding DUF1772 domain-containing protein: MHGVALLATGLLAGSFGYGAANLVPTFDAVPQDMRFAFHAELMKVNGITVQGAMVVSTLGSLALAVLSRGRPRLAAAAASLLAFASFLITRFGNVPINGRIKQWAVSGPEPGTAELLSRWELFNIARTLCGIAAFVVLIALALRGDTSRAPRVPSGARESVVGR; the protein is encoded by the coding sequence GTGCACGGGGTCGCACTGCTCGCCACCGGTCTCCTCGCCGGCTCCTTCGGGTACGGCGCGGCCAACCTCGTACCCACCTTCGACGCCGTACCGCAGGACATGCGGTTCGCCTTCCACGCCGAGTTGATGAAGGTCAACGGAATCACCGTGCAGGGCGCGATGGTCGTGTCCACCCTCGGCTCACTCGCGCTCGCCGTCCTCAGCCGCGGCCGGCCCCGCCTCGCCGCCGCCGCGGCCTCTCTGCTCGCTTTCGCGTCCTTCCTGATCACCCGCTTCGGCAACGTGCCGATCAACGGCAGGATCAAGCAGTGGGCGGTCAGCGGCCCCGAACCCGGGACCGCGGAACTGCTGAGCCGCTGGGAACTCTTCAACATCGCGCGCACGCTCTGCGGCATCGCGGCCTTCGTCGTGCTCATCGCCCTCGCCCTGCGCGGTGACACCTCACGGGCGCCCCGAGTGCCGAGTGGCGCCCGGGAGAGCGTCGTGGGGCGCTAG
- a CDS encoding helix-turn-helix domain-containing protein — MPPTPRLHRVAVLVLEGAKPLDVGIPAQVFTTRASMPYEVRVCGAEPGLVAGGDGLSYAVAHGLDTLDWADIVFVPGYRFPDREDPPRGVVDALIAAHDRGARLAAISTGAFALAATGLLDGKRATTHWHYTQALAAKRPLVHVDENVLFVDEGSVLTSAGAASGIDLCLHILRGDLGVAAANHAARRLVAAPYRSGGQAQYVPRSLPEPLGERFAATREWALHRLGEPLTLDVLAHHAAVSARTFSRRFVEDTGYTPMQWVMRARVDLARELLERSERSVEQIAADVGLGTGANLRLHFQRILGTTPSEYRRTFTKGD; from the coding sequence GTGCCGCCCACTCCCCGCCTCCACCGCGTCGCCGTCCTCGTACTCGAAGGGGCGAAGCCGCTCGACGTCGGCATCCCCGCGCAGGTCTTCACGACCCGCGCGAGCATGCCGTACGAGGTGAGGGTGTGCGGCGCGGAACCCGGTCTCGTCGCCGGGGGCGACGGCCTCTCGTACGCCGTCGCCCACGGCCTCGATACGCTCGACTGGGCCGATATCGTCTTCGTCCCCGGTTACCGCTTCCCCGACCGCGAGGACCCGCCGCGGGGTGTGGTCGACGCACTGATCGCGGCCCACGACCGGGGAGCCCGCCTCGCCGCGATCTCCACGGGCGCCTTCGCGCTCGCGGCGACCGGCCTGCTCGACGGCAAGCGCGCCACCACCCACTGGCACTACACCCAGGCCCTCGCGGCGAAACGCCCGCTCGTCCACGTGGACGAGAACGTGCTCTTCGTCGACGAGGGCAGTGTGCTCACCTCCGCCGGCGCCGCCTCCGGCATCGACCTGTGCCTGCACATCCTCCGCGGCGACCTGGGCGTCGCCGCCGCCAACCACGCCGCCCGACGGCTGGTCGCCGCCCCCTACCGCAGCGGCGGCCAGGCGCAGTACGTGCCCCGCAGCCTGCCCGAGCCGCTCGGGGAACGATTCGCCGCCACCCGCGAGTGGGCCCTGCACCGGCTCGGCGAGCCGCTCACCCTCGACGTCCTCGCCCACCACGCGGCGGTCTCGGCGCGCACCTTCTCCCGGCGCTTCGTCGAGGACACCGGGTACACGCCCATGCAGTGGGTGATGCGTGCCCGCGTCGACCTCGCGCGGGAACTCCTGGAGCGCTCGGAGCGGAGCGTCGAGCAGATCGCCGCCGACGTCGGCCTCGGCACCGGAGCGAATCTGCGGCTGCACTTCCAACGCATCCTCGGCACCACGCCGAGCGAGTACCGGCGGACCTTCACCAAGGGCGACTAG
- a CDS encoding family 16 glycosylhydrolase yields the protein MPSARSARRPLFTAVTALALALATAALGPSGLPQHSGPAEATAALRTAVLQPAAEAAAVTFSDTFDGAAGLPVDGSRWQIETGDNVNNHERQYYTAGNRNAALDGQGHLVITARKENPGNYQCWYGRCEYTSARLNTAGKFTAQYGHVEARMKVPRGQGMWPAFWMLGNDLGQVGWPASGEIDIMENVGFEPSTVHGTLHGPGYSGSGGIGAGYTLPGGQAFADAFHTFAVDWSPGKITWSVDGTVYQTRTPADLGGRAWVFDKPFFLILNLAVGGYWPGDPDGSTTFPQQLVVDHVRVTTADGPTAGGPITGIGGKCVDVAGANSANGTPVQLYDCNGTGAQQWTVGTDGAIRALGKCLDVTSAGTADGTPVQLWDCNGTGAQQWTANAARDIVSLGSGKCLDATGNSSANGTRLQIWSCGGGANQKWTVTR from the coding sequence ATGCCCTCCGCCCGTTCAGCACGGCGGCCGTTGTTCACCGCCGTGACGGCACTCGCCCTGGCCCTGGCCACCGCGGCGCTCGGCCCCAGCGGCCTCCCTCAGCACAGCGGTCCCGCCGAAGCGACCGCCGCCCTCCGGACCGCGGTCCTCCAGCCGGCGGCCGAGGCGGCCGCCGTCACCTTCTCCGACACCTTCGACGGCGCCGCGGGGCTCCCCGTGGACGGCTCGCGGTGGCAGATCGAGACCGGTGACAACGTCAACAACCACGAGCGGCAGTACTACACGGCCGGCAACCGCAACGCCGCACTCGACGGCCAGGGCCACCTCGTGATCACCGCCCGCAAGGAGAACCCCGGCAACTACCAGTGCTGGTACGGCCGCTGCGAGTACACCTCGGCTCGGCTCAACACCGCCGGGAAGTTCACCGCGCAGTACGGCCACGTCGAGGCCCGGATGAAGGTGCCGCGCGGCCAGGGCATGTGGCCCGCCTTCTGGATGCTCGGCAACGACCTCGGCCAGGTCGGCTGGCCCGCCTCCGGCGAGATCGACATCATGGAGAACGTCGGCTTCGAGCCGTCCACCGTGCACGGCACCCTGCACGGCCCCGGCTACTCCGGCTCCGGCGGCATCGGCGCCGGCTACACCCTGCCCGGCGGCCAGGCCTTCGCCGACGCCTTCCACACCTTCGCCGTGGACTGGTCGCCCGGCAAGATCACCTGGTCCGTGGACGGAACCGTCTACCAGACCCGTACGCCCGCCGACCTCGGCGGCCGTGCCTGGGTCTTCGACAAGCCGTTCTTCCTCATCCTCAACCTCGCGGTCGGCGGCTACTGGCCCGGCGACCCGGACGGCTCGACCACCTTCCCGCAGCAGCTCGTCGTCGACCACGTCCGCGTCACCACCGCCGACGGCCCCACCGCCGGGGGACCGATCACCGGCATCGGCGGCAAGTGCGTCGACGTGGCGGGAGCGAACAGCGCGAACGGCACCCCCGTACAGCTCTACGACTGCAACGGCACCGGCGCCCAGCAGTGGACCGTGGGGACCGACGGAGCGATACGGGCGCTGGGCAAGTGCCTCGACGTCACCTCCGCGGGTACGGCCGACGGCACCCCCGTCCAGCTGTGGGACTGCAACGGCACCGGCGCCCAGCAGTGGACCGCCAACGCCGCCCGGGACATCGTCAGCCTCGGATCCGGCAAGTGCCTCGACGCCACCGGCAACAGCTCCGCCAATGGCACCAGGCTGCAGATCTGGTCGTGCGGCGGCGGCGCGAACCAGAAGTGGACGGTGACGCGCTGA
- the tpx gene encoding thiol peroxidase: protein MAQVTLKGSPVQVNGTLPTPGSQAPDFTLVAEGLADKSLKDYAGQRKVLNIFPSVDTPTCASSVRAFNEKVGALENTVVLCISADLPFAQARFCGAEGLENVKNLSTLRGREFHTNYGVEIANGPLAGLTARAVVVLDENDTVLHAQLVGEIAEEPSYDDALAALN, encoded by the coding sequence ATGGCCCAGGTCACGCTGAAGGGCAGCCCGGTACAGGTCAACGGCACCCTGCCGACCCCCGGTAGCCAGGCTCCTGACTTCACGCTCGTCGCCGAGGGCCTGGCGGACAAGTCGCTGAAGGACTACGCCGGCCAGCGCAAGGTCCTCAACATCTTCCCGAGCGTCGACACGCCGACCTGCGCGTCCTCGGTCCGCGCGTTCAACGAGAAGGTCGGCGCGCTGGAGAACACGGTGGTGCTCTGCATCTCCGCCGACCTCCCCTTCGCGCAGGCCCGCTTCTGCGGCGCCGAGGGCCTCGAGAACGTCAAGAACCTCTCGACGCTCCGCGGCCGTGAGTTCCACACCAACTACGGCGTGGAGATCGCGAACGGCCCGCTGGCCGGGCTGACCGCCCGCGCGGTCGTCGTGCTCGACGAGAACGACACCGTCCTGCACGCGCAGCTCGTCGGCGAGATCGCCGAGGAGCCCAGCTACGACGACGCGCTCGCCGCCCTCAACTAG
- a CDS encoding Fur family transcriptional regulator gives MSDLLERLRARGWRMTSQRRVVAEVLSGEHVHLTADEVHALAVTRLPEIARATVYNTLGELVALGEVVELSTDGRAKRYDPNARHAHQHLVCSNCGIIRDVHPTGDPLTVLPPTERFGFTVSKADVTYRGLCPACA, from the coding sequence ATGAGCGACCTGCTGGAGCGCCTGCGGGCGCGTGGCTGGCGGATGACGTCCCAGCGGCGTGTCGTCGCGGAGGTCCTCTCCGGTGAGCATGTCCACCTCACGGCGGACGAGGTCCACGCGCTCGCGGTGACGCGCCTGCCGGAGATCGCGCGGGCGACGGTCTACAACACCCTGGGGGAGCTGGTCGCGCTGGGGGAGGTGGTGGAGCTCTCCACCGACGGGCGGGCGAAGCGGTACGACCCGAACGCGCGCCACGCGCACCAGCACCTGGTCTGCTCGAACTGCGGCATCATCCGCGACGTCCACCCGACGGGCGACCCTCTGACGGTCCTCCCGCCGACGGAGCGGTTCGGCTTCACCGTCTCGAAGGCGGACGTGACGTACCGCGGGCTCTGCCCGGCCTGCGCCTGA